GTACTGGAGAATTGTTTCCGTCAGGTTCAATATAGTCAGCGTCTCACTTTCCCACCTACTGAATGGATAATTATCCTTTGTAGACAAGATGCCATAAATTTGGAACAAACGCCATAATCGTTTTAGACTGTCTGGAAACGTCATGcaggaagtgacgtcatcacGAAATATGTACGTTCGAGTAATTTCGTCTGCTATGAAGTCACCAGTTATTTCTTCTTCGAAATTCTTGAAGTGAAAGTCTCTGCCGTAAAAACCCATCTTTCGTAAAATGTATTGCGTGTCATCTGTAAACGTCTCCATTGTACCGATGACGTCATATGGTATGTTACATAAACCACAAAGAGTGTTCTGTGGGGCGAAGTGCTCATCCATCatagtgttgttgttgttggattCATTTATCACATACTTGACAAATTCAGCAAAGGTAACGTCATGGCCACAAGCCTTGCTTCTAAGTGACTGGTTGGGGCTCCTCTGTTTGATCTCTCGACCGACAGTCATCCAGTAGTGTTTTTCGACCCCAAAACACTTATTCATATACGCCGAAAACAACCGGCCATATGGTTCTCTAGAGAACACAAAccgaaaatattttcttaatatgTCTGAGACAATGGTAATGTTCTCTGTTTTCTTTAAGATGGTTTGAAGCAAAAGAGGATTCGCATAACCATAGGATATTTCAAATGGGGAGGTAATGTCTGGATCATTTCCGGTCATGACGTCGAACATCCGGCGCCAAAAAGTGGATCCACATTTGGCTGTTCCACAATACATAGTCTCTCGTTTCGGATCCACATGAAAACGCCCAACCAGACTTACAGACTTTGGTTTGGTTTTACAGAAGCGGTCTAGTCTTTCGCGACGTTGCAGGTATATGTTCTCAAGTTCCTTGTCCTGAAACAGCACACAATGGGAAAGAGGAAATATCAATAAAACATAATACACTAAACACGAAACGTTACCCTCCTTCGTTGATGAAGTATATACGTATCTATCGCAGCTATCGTTGTTGTGTGGATGT
This genomic stretch from Haliotis asinina isolate JCU_RB_2024 chromosome 4, JCU_Hal_asi_v2, whole genome shotgun sequence harbors:
- the LOC137281056 gene encoding carbohydrate sulfotransferase 9-like — translated: MRTSYPDSDSTIYLKEETADIYRKMLIDATPFQKVITGLKRQDVPDLGLKDLAEVLSNLSSAVELQHHLYLRRYVHRKLVSQIPFREFTSMKADKELENIYLQRRERLDRFCKTKPKSVSLVGRFHVDPKRETMYCGTAKCGSTFWRRMFDVMTGNDPDITSPFEISYGYANPLLLQTILKKTENITIVSDILRKYFRFVFSREPYGRLFSAYMNKCFGVEKHYWMTVGREIKQRSPNQSLRSKACGHDVTFAEFVKYVINESNNNNTMMDEHFAPQNTLCGLCNIPYDVIGTMETFTDDTQYILRKMGFYGRDFHFKNFEEEITGDFIADEITRTYIFRDDVTSCMTFPDSLKRLWRLFQIYGILSTKDNYPFSRWESETLTILNLTETILQYRSRGRPAPSHNKHDAMLQAYRTLSHADLQSLRSLFEDDFRMFGYESEPADIFSMTPVKRNHTDFDYFDIL